The Methanomicrobia archaeon sequence ACTGGGTCTATGTCGTTGCCTGCGTTATCAGCCTCATGATCAGCTTCATACCTACAATTCTCAAACGCGATTACAACATTACCCTGCCGTGGGAACTTGATCTGATGATCGCATCGGCACTTTTCTTGCACATCGGTGGTGGGGTGCTCAGCGCATACTATCTCATCCCAGGCTATGATCATCTTACGCACTTTGTTTCTTCGGTACTGGTGAGTTTCCTGGCTTTTGTCGTCATTTATATTCTGGACGAATACTGGGATGGGCTCCACATGGATATTTATGCGATGGCTTTCGTCGTGGTGATTTTTACGATGGCCATGGGCGTTGTCTGGGAGTTTCTCGAGTGGTCAATCGACTTAGTCTTCGGAACCCGGGAGCAGTGGGGCTTGCAGGATACGATGCGGGATCTCCTTGTTGATACCATCGGTGGCATTATAATGGCTTTTGGCGGCGTGAAGCTGATAAAAAGCGGCAAGCTGAAAGAAATGTTAAAGGATTTTGGATTGCAGGTTTACCGTAGCATAATTCGTCAGGGAAAAGCATAATCGAAAAGATAGGCGGAAGAGCGAGCTGAGCTACTATTCGTTCTTTCTCATCCAGGCATAAACCGGGTCCGTCCAGATGCTCCACGGTTTTGACCCTTTTAACGTCCCGTCGAGCATGCTGCCCACGAACAAGCAGAAAATGGCGATCATCATGATGTTCGTGCTCTCCTGGGATAGCACCCCCAGATTGACAACCGAGTATCGTGCCTCTGAGAGGGGCCAGAAGAGCTGTACACCTTCCAAGTAGGCAGGTTTGCTTTGTGCCGCAGCGACACCGAAAATCGAAAGAAAGGACGTGTTGTAAGAGAACATGTCCAAAAACAGGTGACTCAGAGTGCCAACCATGCACCAGGGGAGGATTTGAAGCGCTTGAGACTTCCCTTTCCACGAAGCAAATCCTGCGGTCATGATTAAGGCGATTACCAGAGCGCTCAGAAGCGAATGCGTCGCGGTTCGGTGCAGCCCAAAAAACATATCTAACCCGCCAATAACCTCAATGATATCAATATCAGGTAGCAGGGCACAGAGCGTGATAACGCGTATGCCTGCATCGCCGGCGTTAGCGCGGCGTCCCAGGAAATAACCTGCCATGTAGTGCGTTAATGGATCCATTGACTTACCTCGATCTGCTTTTTTTGTATGTTAGTATCGTCTCCTTTTTACTCTTTTATCCTCTTTTATTCTCTTCTTCGTTCCCAAAAACGTTTGCCCTTTTTCCCGAAGTGGCGCTCTCAATTACCCCTCCGGAGCTACCAGTACAAGGACAACAACGCCTAAACGCCGAGAGATCTAGCTGGAACGAAGGGATTTAAACAAACGGACTCAGGTCGAATTTCATACCGTCTCGCGCCG is a genomic window containing:
- a CDS encoding metal-dependent hydrolase; this translates as MDPLTHYMAGYFLGRRANAGDAGIRVITLCALLPDIDIIEVIGGLDMFFGLHRTATHSLLSALVIALIMTAGFASWKGKSQALQILPWCMVGTLSHLFLDMFSYNTSFLSIFGVAAAQSKPAYLEGVQLFWPLSEARYSVVNLGVLSQESTNIMMIAIFCLFVGSMLDGTLKGSKPWSIWTDPVYAWMRKNE